One window of Thalassovita mediterranea genomic DNA carries:
- a CDS encoding nitroreductase, with the protein MDVSQAVNQRISTRAFLDKQISADEVRDWLATAQRAPSGGNLQPWRVIAVTGAEKQAVIDLAQKKLAEDPRGEKTDRPIYPKDLWEPHEARRRKVGEMMYEKLEIPREDKAKRIQWFSRNFRFFDAPLAVFFVIDERMGHGQWAHTGMFMQTLALLAEERGWGSCFQECWGILRPTLKEHFGLGDTEMLYCGMAVGYPDPDHPVNQLRAERAKVDEFAELKGF; encoded by the coding sequence ATGGACGTCAGCCAGGCCGTAAATCAGCGCATCTCGACACGCGCATTTCTCGACAAGCAGATCAGCGCAGATGAAGTGCGTGACTGGCTGGCGACGGCGCAGCGCGCGCCTTCTGGTGGCAACCTCCAGCCATGGCGCGTGATCGCAGTCACCGGCGCTGAAAAGCAGGCGGTCATTGATTTGGCCCAGAAAAAGCTCGCCGAAGACCCGCGCGGCGAGAAGACGGATCGGCCGATCTATCCCAAGGACCTCTGGGAGCCGCATGAAGCGCGGCGCCGCAAGGTTGGCGAGATGATGTATGAGAAGCTTGAGATCCCTCGCGAAGATAAAGCCAAGCGAATTCAATGGTTTTCGCGTAATTTCCGCTTCTTCGACGCACCGCTGGCTGTCTTCTTCGTGATCGATGAGCGTATGGGTCATGGCCAGTGGGCACATACCGGCATGTTCATGCAGACGCTGGCCCTGCTCGCCGAAGAGCGTGGCTGGGGCAGCTGTTTCCAGGAGTGCTGGGGCATTCTTCGTCCAACGCTGAAAGAGCATTTTGGACTGGGAGATACCGAGATGCTCTATTGCGGCATGGCCGTAGGCTATCCGGACCCGGACCACCCGGTGAACCAGCTTCGCGCCGAGCGGGCTAAGGTCGATGAGTTTGCCGAACTCAAAGGCTTCTAG
- the erpA gene encoding iron-sulfur cluster insertion protein ErpA, whose product MTDVTLSENAARRINAILAKQSGKDYLRVSVEGGGCSGFSYKFDLEDTKNDDDIIVERDGARVLVDEMSMEFMRGSEIDFSNELIGAAFKINNPNATAACGCGTSFSL is encoded by the coding sequence ATGACCGACGTCACCCTTTCAGAGAATGCTGCCCGGCGCATTAATGCGATTCTGGCGAAACAGTCCGGCAAGGACTACCTTCGTGTGTCAGTCGAAGGTGGTGGCTGCTCGGGCTTTTCCTACAAGTTTGACCTTGAGGACACGAAGAATGACGATGACATCATCGTCGAGCGCGATGGCGCGCGTGTCCTCGTCGACGAGATGAGCATGGAATTCATGCGGGGCTCTGAGATCGACTTCTCGAATGAGCTGATCGGCGCCGCGTTCAAGATCAATAACCCCAATGCAACAGCCGCCTGCGGCTGCGGGACGAGCTTTTCTCTCTGA